ATTGGAGACTGAAGTTTGAATAAAGTTGTTGAAATTTTCGTTCATGATTTTTAAAGACAGAGCGTTCTGTTGTATCCAGAGGATGGTAATGTAATGGCTGATACAATGTGTCAGGATTTACAACTGCAGAATCTATACTGTGGATAAAATAACAATGTACAACATTTTAGTGTAAGAGATAAACGGCCAGAGTTGTAACATCTTCAACTTGGTCCACTAGATTTAAAAGGCGATAATTCAAAAACCCTCTACATGACTTTTCCATTATCGCCTGCGACTGGTTGATTTATACTTTTCGGAGTTTCATTCATCATATCACGCAGGGTCGTGTCAAACTCGGTGAAGTGGATTGATCTCCATTCACCATAGGcagtcttttcaaaataaCCACAGTCTAAAGGACTGTAATCGTTCACCCAAATACTCACTAATAGTCTGTTTTCTCTTGTGTAGAGCTCTACATGCCTGCATTGGACTTCGTCCGAACTCCAAATAACTTCATTGCCGTATGTGACTTTACTGACAAAATTATTTCCAAAGCTGTAAAACTTGCAGAATCCATTGATATTTCCTCTATTTTCTACGATTACTTGGCCtaaatttggattttgAAGGTCTATCGTTATACCAAAATCTAGTACAACCAAATCATCACTTTCGCCAGCACTGctcatttcttcttcactaTAATCTGTGGATTCATTATCGGTATCCTCAATCTgatcttcatcatttataCCTCCTATTGGAATAATATCGGAAATCTCTTCGGTTTCTGGGTGAAACCTTTTATCGTAGCCGCAGGAGCCAAGTTTGATTGTGACAAGCACGTAAAGGAGATTGAGGATCCTCATATTTCaatttatattctttaggaaTGTCGATTTTATGGGTAGCTTAGAAGGCTCTGTGACTAGCACAAGATTTGTCTGAACATGCAAATGATGTCCGCAGGCTCTCCTTACAATTTCCAGAGGACCTCTTGCTCATAACAGGGACAATTGTCGGCGTTTTATACAGAGAACCATCTGTTCCATAGCATCGTCTACAAATCCCACTGCTGCTGTGGCAAGTGTTTGGCTAGCTTTGAATACCCATAGCTACCTTTGTTAGACCAATCATCTAAGTTTGTAGGATTGACTATTGCCATCCACTATTATGGTCCTGAGAGGTTGTAATGCGAGAGCAAGTCATTAATGTTTCCGCCAAAACGATGCATTTTTAGATAACTAATTGTTCTTTTGGGAATTGTCACAATTACGAACATAATGGGTGGTCAACGAGCCATATGCAGGACTGAATGTAGAGTTTTCCGTTTCTATATTTGGAGAGAAATCCCAAAGATATTCCTGTGTCGATGTACGGCTCTATAAATATGCACGAACACTTTCGGGAATGGCAAAGACCACTTTACATCTTGAAAAGAGAAACTGAGGATGTACTATCCGCTACCACAAAATGGGTGTCTAGCTAATCACAGATTTTACAAGGAGCACATAGATGCCTAAATTGTATAGCATAGAGTACCACGTGAGACAAACCAATTCCACTGTAACAACTAGACTCAATACATACTCCATCCATACCTAGTAAATGTAAGAAAAACATCTAGGCCTTAAAGCCTCTAGAGTGCCTTCTGCCTCTAGCCTTTTCAAACTTTCTGCCCTTTGACCTAACGTATGGTTTGATGTGGTCGTTTCCACTTCTAAAGTGCTTCTGAGCCTCTCTGGACTTTGTGGCACCTCTGATTAGTGTGCACTTTGCCCCGGTAGGGCTCCTGGCAACGAGCTGGTCAAAGGTCAAGACCTCACCACCAGCCTCCAAAATGCGCTTGTGGGCGGACTCTGTCACGTGCAATGCACATACCGATAGTTTTGGTACTTTTAACAATCTCTTATCATCTGCATATTTGAGTGTAATGAGAAATGGGATGTATGGATAAACAATCAGTCTGTTTCTACCATCTCCAGCAATGTCAGAAGACCGTCGTGATTACGTAGAAAACGAAATCATCATTGCAATGtgaagaatggacaaaCCTGTGATGGTACCAATGACGACGGCGGTGCTGTCTGGTCTCTTGGTCATGTGCTTGGAGAGCTTGGAGAGTGAGATTGGTACCTTGAATCTCCTTGGGGATATTAACCTATTTAGTACAACCTTGTTGAATGAACTGTCTGTTCTCCTGGAGAGAAACTTGTAGAGCTTCACCAAGAGACGCAAGTATGGGTTCTTGCTCACCAAGGCCTTGCGACCAGGCTTTTTTACTCTTCCGGCCTTTTTCAAATCAATACCCTATGAATGCATGTAAATGGTGTGTATGAATGGACGACCAATGGGAGTCCACGCAGGAGTATCCTACGGAGTAGGTACGACTGCTaggtcccgaagaatgagggactagcCGACTGAATGCGTAGCATAAAGGAGGATTAGAGTCAACGTAGTGAGCTCTGGCGACTAgacagagtataggagcatagGAGACCCATGGGAGCCTGTGTGTTCCCAAGGTTTTGTAGATGAAAGGATGTGAGGTGCCAAGCATAgagttgtataatggaACAATAGCAGTATGGGAGACTGTGTCCATAGTGAAGTGAAGAACTATCTCTGCAGAGACAATGGAGCTCATTCGCTGGTAATGAATCTTCCAACCCCTCGTTCCTTGGGGTATTGCGAATACGCAATGACTGTCTCGCTATTGTTGCATGATAGACAACTCAATGCTTGGCATTTAGCCGTCACTCCTATCCACCCTTCATTCGGATAGTTCCTTGAGGTCACCATAAAGCTCCCATCGTAGTGTCTGTTGTATGAGAGTCCTCTAAAGAGCCCACCGGAGTGAGAAGAGGTGACCAttcaggctcctatactgcgtatagTCGCCACCTCTTCTCTACCcactaggctaatagagtctccatcactattccattcgttacactcacTCCATAGTGAtttactccctagtctccgacgtcggtaggtcacctgcGTAGGTCTCTAGACCTACgcagtgataatcctactgaTAAGAAGagctcccagaggtcgccataaagctcctatactgaCGTATAGTCGCATGTTTGCCActccatagctcacattcATTCGCTTCTTCTGCTACAATCCCGGGGCCACGGTGGACAGGGCCCCTAAACGAGTGAAGCACTTACCATTTCTGAATAAAAAATGTCAAATGGGGAATTCTACAAATTCTTTactaaaaataaaaatttcaAGACAATAAACACTAAGGGACCGCCGAAAACACAACGAGAGGCTGGGCCCCCACCACGACGGGCGAGTACACCGCAAGGTGTAGCGGCAGCAAACTCGGCCTATACCGCAGCGCAGAGCACAGTGTGCAGTTTATAAGATGATGGAATGCTGAAGATGTGGATTTTCGTCCAACGGTGTGAACAAGGTGGCGGTTTTGTGACTATCGCGTCTTGATTATGGAAATGAGCCTGTTTCTGGGACTTTGCAGAGTAGTCACACGTGGAAGATGACCAGGGAGGATGTATGACAGAGTATGGGCTCCACAGGGTCACTGGGTGACTAATCGTGGATGGAGCGAGTGGGCACTTGCTGTCTATGGTTTTCGCAGAGAGGCATCAGCGGGTTTTTTACTCATGCAGAAGTGGATCTGGATACGCTTAGTAGGAGACTGAGAGTTTTGctgatggaggatggatCCGTCTACTGCTATGTAAATCCTTCTGGAGTAGATACTGGTAAGCAAgtaggtaaatactgcacaGGATGCCAAGACTGCCCATGCTGTAAAAACAACCAATGCACAAAGGAGAAGTGCAACTGTGGAGCCAGCTGTCAAtgtaaatgctgtaaagacAGGGATGGTGGTAATATTTCATCTGTTAATGCTTTCTTATCACAATCTTTAATGCTCatcttggcctttactggagatggttacctcaagacttattccaagtatgaacaTGATCGGAGTACTACTCGTAATTACCATTGTTACAATTCCCTTGAGAACACTCATGACACTAACACCCTCACCCATCCCATACACCACCTCAGCCATAGAAACAAGTATTGGCTATACAACATGTACCGAAAGTTGATGAATTAGCCAAGATTCCATTTAATGGCTATGCGatattctccatcttttcACCCTATTGCAACTCGTATTATCAGAAAATGATACTTAAAATATTGACCGCAATCTTCTCACGGAGAGTCCAGTAGATTTCCTGAATCGCTTCCAAGTGCTACTGCCAGAACCTGATGGACCGTCATTTTCGTCATCTTTGCGAGCACCTTTGCCACGTTTGGAAGGTTTAGCGTGTCTCCTTACAATATTAAgtaaaattttggaatttacaaaatatctTTCAATCTTGGATGACTTTAACACCAACTCGGTTGTAATCTGTTTGCTGTCATCCAAGGACAATACAACACCTCTAAAGATCTCTGTGCATAAATCACGTGGGTTTCCTTCAACGATGTCCTTGTCTTGAAATTCCCCTAGCGCCAATACACACCTGTCAATTTCACCTTGTGATTTAGTTACTTCTCTTCCTACAACACCCACAAGTCCAGTTGTACCATTGACAAGAGCCTCCACTATTTCCTTGTTTCTAGTCAGTCCTTGGTGTGCATCATGCGCCAATTTAGTTTCCTGAGACTTTTTAATGCCAAGAATAATAAGAGTGGACTCCTCGAACATCTCCTTGACTAATTCCATCTTTGTATCTGCATTTGCTTCATTCCTACTGGCTATAGCTGAAACCTCCCTCAGTTCTCTCCTTAGAATTTCTGAAGCCTTGATTATTCGTTCTTTGGAAAAGGGGGTATTTGGTGAACGTAGAAAGCTGGTGAGTTCGTTTTCCATAGATTCCTGAGGATTACGCTCCTCATTGTTAGGCCTGGCACTGATTGTCTCGACGAATCTCTTTAGTTCTTGAACTCTTGTTTCTGTAGTGCGATAGTCTCTTCTGAGTGCTTCTAGTCCCCTTTCATTTTGTTCAAGCAGTTGCTTTGCCTCTTGTACCTTGGCTAGAATGGCACCCTCATCTGTGTCAGCCAATACTCTATTGATTTCCAAGACAAGCGCATTTGAGCCAAGGTAAATCTGGGTGAGTTTGGAAATTTCAGCCTTTATTAATCTGGAAATCTCCCCTTCCAGGACATTCAGCTGCCCTTGTTCCCTTTCTGAGGGTACTCTAGGGTGTACTTCACCTCCATGCGCGTTATTCTTGAGCATTTTAACTTCGTCCGTCAGTCTTCTTCTCTTCAGAATAGCATTTGTTGCATCCAGAGTGTTCTGTTTTAGCTTAGTCTGGAGCTCAGTGAGCTGGCTACTTGCGGACTTGCTggaagagtctccatcTGGACCGATGGCCAATATACCCCCAAAGAATATGAGGGTAAAAAAATGGGTACTTGTGGGAAGGTATTCATCATCTTAAAAGCCTCTTTCTTGTAATATTTTGCATACATGTACTATTCTCAAGATAAAATTACATCTGAAAATAGTTCCTTGGTATATAATGTGGGAGATGTTATAGGAGAGGCTGCTGCATGCAGCAGATCCAGGGGCCAGATAAAACCCGCATATTCAACATTCTGTGCAATTAATatatataaacaaaaaAACCAGTTTAAAGGGAGACTGATGGTCTCTTTGTTACAAAGAGCTTCTTATCTGCACGATTAACATGAGAGGTTGGCTTTGTAATTGGGAACTTGAGCTTGGAATCATGGAACTGAGTGACCTTTGGCTTCTTGCATTCAGAATCTGCAATTTCCTTGACTCTGATAATCTGGATGCAGCTGGCACGAGCCCTGTGACCACCAGCCATATCTCCGTACATTTGTGAGACAGCGCCGCATTTAGTGGTGTCTCTATACTCCTTGTACATGTTATGTGTGCCGGTCCTGCTGTCATATCTCAACAAGACACCAAAGTTCTTGACAGTGCCCTTCTTTGGCTCCTTGAGCTCATTAACGGCAAGGATCTCACCACCAGATCTCTTTGCCTTGTTGAGTCTCTTCATAAAGTACCAGAAACGAGACTTGGCCAAGACACTATTCTTGGCGAAAATGGACATTCTGTATGCCAAAGGCTTCGGGTTCTTCTTTGTAGGAGCAGCACGACCAACAATGTGGTACTCGTGCAAGGCCTGCTGAAGAGATGGCCTGAACTTCGAACTATCGCCTCTCTTTGTCATTTTCTGTATATTTATGTTATGATAGAGTATGAATTGAGGGTAGTTATTGCCACCAGAGGGTAACggtcccgaagaatgagggactagagcgaccAACGGaagcctaaggaagagtatagGAACCTCGGTACACCGGTGTCTCAAAGGTGTC
This region of Theileria equi strain WA chromosome 1, complete sequence genomic DNA includes:
- a CDS encoding 60S ribosomal protein L18a, putative (encoded by transcript BEWA_027590A), which gives rise to MTKRGDSSKFRPSLQQALHEYHIVGRAAPTKKNPKPLAYRMSIFAKNSVLAKSRFWYFMKRLNKAKRSGGEILAVNELKEPKKGTVKNFGVLLRYDSRTGTHNMYKEYRDTTKCGAVSQMYGDMAGGHRARASCIQIIRVKEIADSECKKPKVTQFHDSKLKFPITKPTSHVNRADKKLFVTKRPSVSL
- a CDS encoding hypothetical protein (encoded by transcript BEWA_027560A), which translates into the protein MRILNLLYVLVTIKLGSCGYDKRFHPETEEISDIIPIGGINDEDQIEDTDNESTDYSEEEMSSAGESDDLVVLDFGITIDLQNPNLGQVIVENRGNINGFCKFYSFGNNFVSKVTYGNEVIWSSDEVQCRHVELYTRENRLLVSIWVNDYSPLDCGYFEKTAYGEWRSIHFTEFDTTLRDMMNETPKSINQPVAGDNGKVM
- a CDS encoding hypothetical protein (encoded by transcript BEWA_027580A), with the protein product MLKNNAHGGEVHPRVPSEREQGQLNVLEGEISRLIKAEISKLTQIYLGSNALVLEINRVLADTDEGAILAKVQEAKQLLEQNERGLEALRRDYRTTETRVQELKRFVETISARPNNEERNPQESMENELTSFLRSPNTPFSKERIIKASEILRRELREVSAIASRNEANADTKMELVKEMFEESTLIILGIKKSQETKLAHDAHQGLTRNKEIVEALVNGTTGLVGVVGREVTKSQGEIDRCVLALGEFQDKDIVEGNPRDLCTEIFRGVVLSLDDSKQITTELVLKSSKIERYFVNSKILLNIVRRHAKPSKRGKGARKDDENDGPSGSGSSTWKRFRKSTGLSVRRLRSIF
- a CDS encoding 60S ribosomal protein L18, putative (encoded by transcript BEWA_027570A), translating into MGIDLKKAGRVKKPGRKALVSKNPYLRLLVKLYKFLSRRTDSSFNKVVLNRLISPRRFKVPISLSKLSKHMTKRPDSTAVVIGTITDDKRLLKVPKLSVCALHVTESAHKRILEAGGEVLTFDQLVARSPTGAKCTLIRGATKSREAQKHFRSGNDHIKPYVRSKGRKFEKARGRRHSRGFKA